In Curtobacterium sp. L6-1, a genomic segment contains:
- a CDS encoding PHP domain-containing protein, whose translation MPEAFIDLHAHSSVSDGTERPADLVRAAAASGLDGIALTDHDTTAGWAEAAAAVRDLPMTLLPGLELSTRVGWRSVHVLGYLVDPTDPALAAETDRIRSDRLTRARSMVDRIGQDHPITWDDVLAEATAGATIGRPHIADALVRLGLETDRSAAFRGILHPSSGYYEPHDAPTPLRGVEMIRAAGGVPVIAHPAASSRGIVIDEPMLSELVDAGLGGLEVDHRENLASGKRTLLDWTERYGLFVTGSSDYHGTGKPNRLGEHRTVRRSFDTIVEQATGSAPVVGAGSPLT comes from the coding sequence GTGCCTGAAGCGTTCATCGACCTGCACGCTCACTCGAGCGTCTCCGACGGCACCGAACGGCCTGCCGACCTGGTCCGCGCGGCAGCAGCCAGCGGGCTCGACGGCATCGCGCTGACCGACCACGACACGACGGCCGGGTGGGCCGAGGCCGCCGCCGCCGTCCGCGACCTGCCGATGACGCTCCTGCCCGGCCTCGAACTGAGCACGCGCGTCGGCTGGCGCAGCGTGCACGTCCTCGGGTACCTGGTCGACCCGACGGACCCGGCCCTCGCCGCGGAGACCGACCGGATCCGCAGCGACCGGCTCACCCGTGCCCGGAGCATGGTCGACCGCATCGGCCAGGACCACCCGATCACGTGGGACGACGTCCTCGCCGAGGCGACCGCCGGCGCGACCATCGGCCGCCCGCACATCGCCGACGCGCTCGTCCGCCTCGGCCTCGAAACCGACCGCAGCGCGGCGTTCCGCGGGATCCTGCACCCGTCCTCGGGCTACTACGAGCCGCACGACGCCCCGACCCCGCTCCGTGGCGTCGAGATGATCCGCGCGGCCGGCGGCGTCCCCGTCATCGCGCACCCGGCGGCGTCCTCGCGGGGGATCGTCATCGACGAGCCGATGCTCTCCGAACTGGTCGACGCCGGACTCGGCGGCCTCGAGGTGGACCACCGCGAGAACCTCGCCTCGGGCAAGCGCACCCTGCTCGACTGGACGGAGCGCTACGGCCTGTTCGTCACGGGGTCGAGCGACTACCACGGCACCGGCAAGCCGAACCGCCTCGGTGAGCACCGCACCGTCCGCCGCTCGTTCGACACCATCGTCGAGCAGGCCACCGGCAGCGCCCCGGTCGTCGGCGCCGGCTCACCCCTCACCTAG